Proteins encoded together in one Chryseobacterium sp. G0201 window:
- the dnaE gene encoding DNA polymerase III subunit alpha, whose translation MYLVFDTETTGLPKNFNAPLSDSDNWPRMVQIAWQLHDDNGVLIENQDYIIKPEGYDIPFNAARIHGITTKIANEEGRDLQEILEEFSKVLDRVRVVSGHNVEFDYNIVGAELFRKNIKDNLQEKPKADTMILGTNFCQLGGGRGGRFKPPKLEELYEKLYGNKFDEAHNAAADVNATAQVFFEMMRIGIIPAEVLKTSEDQLAYFKTLYPDPIKPFGIVIRRQVADFNNKKKQSDVGSIDDIDLGRYFNFDNHSVFSTLMATSSISDLIKKASDDNFPAVGMVDIGNMMGAFKFVSAVEGANSDRAKKHKEYLAKKQEAEENGTEFNEEEPVSEPLIPVVGCEFYISDRYEQKQFTKDDPDRRTQVVLLAKDFDGYKNLAKLSSIGFLKGFYFGVPRISRELIAEYKEGLIALTSGINGDIPDAILNTGEQKGEELFKWWKDTFEDDFYVQIQNHNLPEEEHLNDVLLHFADKYNVKILAQNETYYTNKDDSNIQDIVSCIKDGEKLTTPVGKGFGKRRGLASGEYFIKNAHEIKEAFLNYPDAFDAYEEFTAKFKPYTLKRDVLLPKFDIPEEFIHTEDEIDGGKRGEMAYLTHLTYEGARKRYADTGITDEIKERLDFELEVVANTGYPGYFLIVQDFCNEARKMGVWVGPGRGSAAGSAVAYCTGITNVDPIKYDLLFERFLNPERISMPDIDIDFDDEGRDKIIKWVVEKYGKNQVAQIITYSVLGGKSAIKDAGRVLDLSIPDTINIAKLIPSTPGMNIAKALSKYDKLKPEDQMLVDEMRYVLDSPEDPRFDVLASAKKMEGCIRNTGIHACGVIITPEDVSNLVPVTIAAKDADILVSQFDNSVAESAGLLKMDFLGLRTLTIIRDALRLIKERHNVDIDPDTIPLDDTKTYQLFKEGRTVGIFQYESPGMQKYMRELKPTVFADLIAMNALYRPGPIKYIPNFINRKHGIEEIVYDLPETEEYLKETYGITVYQEQVMLLSQKLANFTKGEADTLRKAMGKKQIDVLNKMYPKFIEGGKKNNLAEDPLNKIWNDWKAFAEYAFNKSHSTCYALIAYHTAYLKANYPAEYMASVMSNNINNTESITMFMEDCKSIGVDVLGPDVNESQYKFSVNEKGQIRFGLGAIKGIGEGPSEAITREKANGRFKNIYDFFERILPSQMNKRVAESLVLAGAFDELDSFHRGQYFDIDMAGKTNLERLIRYGQSFQEGKNEMEHSLFADFADEVQIEQPKLAPCPEWPNMHKLNKEKEIIGFYLSAHPLDEFKYHYQFMQGQLSKKAVLEKDEEEKVVAEVVPILEKDTVDEVADLIEIVSDELSVGEEEIIEEVTKKAEPKGNFSFLNLDEVDAYKEQAFANKGEELFEEKKKDWKTLQKERENGGGGKEYTVAGLITEYVVKDGFKSGEKVAFVTLEDYSGSYSFRLGDRDYMRLKEKLEVQRFVIFKIKFAQVKDGRVFVNVNDVIELQEAFERFAKSISLVMDVMDFRPEDLDFFRTVLDRNKGDQKLKFFIKNLEDDSHLELQSMKHSVDLNGDLIKEIQLLNKYEFYLN comes from the coding sequence ATGTATTTAGTTTTTGACACAGAAACCACAGGTTTACCAAAGAATTTCAACGCACCACTCTCAGATTCAGACAACTGGCCAAGAATGGTTCAGATCGCATGGCAATTACATGACGATAATGGAGTTTTAATTGAAAACCAGGATTATATAATAAAGCCGGAAGGTTACGATATACCATTTAATGCCGCGAGAATTCACGGTATTACAACCAAAATTGCCAATGAAGAAGGTAGAGATTTACAAGAAATTTTAGAAGAATTTTCTAAGGTTTTAGATCGAGTAAGAGTAGTTTCCGGACATAATGTTGAGTTTGATTATAATATTGTCGGTGCAGAATTATTCAGAAAAAATATAAAAGACAATCTTCAGGAGAAGCCAAAAGCGGATACCATGATTTTAGGGACAAACTTTTGTCAGCTTGGTGGAGGTCGTGGAGGAAGGTTCAAACCTCCGAAATTGGAAGAACTTTACGAAAAACTTTACGGAAACAAATTCGATGAAGCTCACAATGCAGCCGCCGACGTAAATGCAACGGCTCAGGTTTTCTTTGAAATGATGAGAATCGGGATCATTCCTGCTGAGGTTCTTAAAACTTCTGAGGATCAGTTGGCGTATTTTAAAACGTTGTATCCGGATCCGATTAAACCTTTCGGAATTGTTATCAGAAGGCAGGTTGCTGATTTCAACAACAAGAAAAAGCAAAGCGATGTCGGAAGTATTGATGATATCGATCTTGGAAGATATTTCAATTTTGATAATCACAGTGTTTTCTCAACATTGATGGCAACTTCAAGCATTTCAGATTTAATTAAAAAGGCTTCTGATGATAATTTTCCTGCCGTAGGAATGGTAGATATCGGAAATATGATGGGTGCTTTCAAATTTGTCTCTGCGGTTGAAGGAGCGAATAGTGACCGGGCGAAAAAACATAAAGAATATTTAGCAAAAAAACAGGAAGCGGAAGAAAACGGAACAGAATTTAATGAAGAAGAACCTGTTTCTGAGCCTTTAATTCCTGTTGTTGGCTGCGAATTCTATATTTCAGACCGTTACGAACAGAAACAGTTTACCAAAGATGATCCCGACAGAAGAACGCAGGTTGTTCTTTTGGCAAAGGATTTTGATGGATATAAAAATTTAGCAAAACTTTCAAGTATAGGATTCTTAAAAGGATTTTATTTTGGAGTTCCGAGGATAAGCCGAGAATTGATTGCTGAGTATAAAGAAGGTTTAATTGCCCTGACTTCAGGAATTAACGGAGATATTCCCGATGCGATTTTAAATACAGGGGAACAAAAAGGGGAGGAGCTTTTCAAATGGTGGAAAGATACTTTTGAGGATGATTTTTATGTTCAGATTCAAAATCATAATCTTCCCGAGGAAGAACATTTAAATGATGTTTTACTGCATTTTGCAGATAAATATAACGTTAAAATTTTAGCTCAAAACGAGACCTATTACACCAATAAAGACGATTCTAATATTCAGGATATTGTAAGCTGTATCAAAGATGGGGAAAAGCTTACAACACCTGTAGGTAAAGGTTTTGGTAAAAGAAGAGGTCTTGCTTCCGGAGAGTATTTTATTAAAAATGCTCATGAAATAAAAGAAGCTTTCTTAAATTATCCTGATGCTTTTGATGCCTATGAAGAATTTACGGCAAAATTTAAACCTTATACCTTAAAAAGAGACGTTTTACTTCCGAAATTTGATATTCCTGAAGAATTTATTCATACAGAAGATGAGATTGATGGTGGAAAACGTGGTGAAATGGCCTATTTAACGCATCTAACTTACGAAGGAGCGCGAAAAAGATATGCCGATACGGGAATCACAGATGAAATTAAGGAACGTCTTGATTTTGAGCTTGAAGTTGTTGCCAATACAGGTTATCCCGGTTACTTTTTGATTGTACAGGATTTCTGTAACGAAGCCCGTAAAATGGGCGTTTGGGTTGGTCCGGGACGTGGTTCGGCAGCAGGATCTGCCGTTGCATATTGTACAGGAATTACCAATGTTGACCCGATTAAATACGATTTGCTATTTGAGAGATTCCTGAATCCGGAAAGGATTTCGATGCCCGATATTGATATCGATTTTGATGATGAAGGTCGAGACAAGATCATTAAATGGGTTGTTGAAAAATACGGTAAAAATCAGGTAGCACAGATTATTACTTATTCTGTTTTAGGAGGAAAATCTGCGATTAAAGATGCCGGAAGGGTTTTAGACCTTTCAATTCCTGATACGATTAATATTGCTAAACTTATCCCTTCCACACCGGGGATGAATATTGCGAAAGCGTTATCAAAATATGATAAATTAAAACCTGAAGATCAGATGCTTGTCGATGAGATGAGATATGTTCTGGATAGTCCTGAAGACCCACGTTTTGATGTGCTTGCGAGTGCTAAAAAAATGGAAGGATGTATTAGAAATACAGGTATTCACGCTTGTGGGGTGATCATTACACCTGAAGATGTGAGTAATCTGGTTCCTGTGACAATTGCGGCTAAGGATGCCGATATTTTGGTATCTCAGTTCGACAACTCGGTGGCGGAAAGTGCAGGACTGCTGAAAATGGACTTTCTGGGTCTTCGTACTTTGACGATCATCAGAGATGCTTTAAGATTGATTAAAGAAAGACATAATGTTGATATCGATCCGGATACAATTCCGCTTGATGATACAAAAACATATCAGTTATTTAAGGAAGGAAGAACGGTCGGGATTTTCCAATATGAAAGTCCCGGGATGCAAAAATACATGAGAGAGCTTAAACCAACGGTTTTTGCCGATCTTATTGCCATGAATGCCCTTTATCGTCCGGGTCCGATTAAATATATCCCAAACTTTATCAACAGAAAGCACGGTATTGAAGAAATTGTTTACGATTTACCCGAAACCGAAGAATATTTAAAGGAAACCTACGGAATTACTGTTTATCAGGAGCAGGTAATGCTTCTTTCTCAAAAACTGGCCAACTTCACAAAAGGTGAAGCCGATACGTTGAGAAAAGCGATGGGTAAGAAGCAGATTGACGTTCTTAATAAAATGTACCCGAAATTCATCGAAGGTGGTAAGAAAAACAACCTCGCAGAAGATCCCTTAAATAAAATTTGGAATGACTGGAAAGCCTTTGCAGAATACGCTTTTAACAAATCTCACTCTACCTGTTATGCCTTAATTGCGTATCATACAGCATATTTGAAAGCAAATTATCCCGCAGAATACATGGCGAGTGTAATGAGTAATAACATCAACAATACAGAATCGATTACCATGTTCATGGAAGATTGTAAAAGTATTGGTGTAGACGTTTTAGGTCCGGATGTGAATGAATCTCAATATAAATTCTCTGTAAACGAAAAAGGGCAGATCCGTTTCGGATTGGGAGCCATAAAAGGTATCGGGGAAGGTCCGAGTGAGGCGATTACAAGGGAAAAAGCAAACGGAAGATTTAAAAATATATACGATTTCTTTGAAAGAATTTTACCTTCTCAAATGAATAAAAGAGTCGCGGAAAGTTTAGTATTGGCGGGCGCTTTTGATGAATTGGATTCTTTCCACCGTGGTCAGTATTTCGATATTGATATGGCCGGGAAAACAAATTTGGAGAGATTAATAAGATACGGACAAAGCTTCCAGGAAGGTAAAAATGAGATGGAACATTCTCTTTTTGCTGATTTTGCTGATGAAGTTCAGATCGAACAGCCAAAATTAGCACCTTGTCCGGAATGGCCGAACATGCATAAGCTTAACAAAGAAAAAGAAATCATCGGTTTCTATCTTTCTGCACACCCGTTGGATGAATTTAAATATCATTATCAATTCATGCAAGGACAACTTTCTAAAAAAGCGGTTTTAGAAAAAGATGAAGAGGAAAAAGTAGTCGCAGAAGTAGTTCCGATCCTTGAAAAAGATACTGTTGATGAGGTGGCAGATCTCATAGAAATTGTTTCTGATGAATTGTCTGTCGGCGAAGAGGAAATTATAGAAGAAGTGACCAAAAAAGCAGAACCAAAAGGCAATTTTTCATTCTTAAATCTTGATGAGGTTGATGCTTACAAAGAGCAAGCCTTCGCCAATAAAGGAGAAGAATTGTTTGAGGAAAAGAAAAAAGACTGGAAAACGCTACAGAAAGAAAGAGAAAACGGCGGTGGAGGAAAAGAGTACACTGTTGCCGGTTTGATCACAGAATATGTGGTAAAAGATGGTTTCAAAAGCGGTGAAAAAGTGGCTTTTGTTACACTGGAAGATTATTCGGGATCGTATTCTTTCAGGCTAGGAGACAGAGATTATATGCGTCTGAAAGAAAAACTTGAGGTGCAGAGATTTGTGATTTTTAAAATTAAATTTGCCCAAGTGAAAGACGGACGTGTTTTCGTGAATGTAAATGATGTGATCGAGCTTCAGGAAGCCTTCGAAAGATTTGCAAAAAGTATTTCGCTGGTGATGGATGTGATGGATTTCAGACCGGAAGATCTTGATTTTTTCAGAACGGTGCTTGATAGAAATAAAGGGGATCAAAAACTGAAATTTTTCATTAAAAACCTTGAGGATGATTCTCATTTAGAATTACAATCTATGAAACATTCGGTAGATCTGAATGGTGATTTGATAAAAGAAATACAATTACTCAATAAATATGAGTTTTATCTCAATTAA